One genomic window of Luteitalea pratensis includes the following:
- a CDS encoding 3'-5' exonuclease: MRRNVRPTRYWHLGRLQVDSSPLKDLPVTNNGESRIKHCVKYELGGGYRLVTVQTDKVVAFCFAGTHDDTDRWLDSHGGLTLGKGQDGAWEPVYKSPSIDDPIRRAPVAASTPLLERMENHRVDRLLEGVPATVVRKLATFELVATPEQLESACRGIESIDRRVLVYDVLCLLASGNRQAAESRLDLELGVVTEIDDLSGTELLAVLDGDQMRTLRVGSPDHEKWLQSFARNAGEMDWLLFLHPEQAAVVNADFNGPAQLSGVSGSGKTCVAIHRAVRLATARGDAQVLVVTLNRSLAGLIQRLVDAAAPDESVRCRIKVSSFFQLCQELLAEFEPHNTRHYADVSWKLNEHIDEVFREYYRCWLNNDSANVLWPVHDSLVAQGICAETYVREEFDWIRSALVDGERSRYLSLERLGRRIGLLEDARKRLLAGLSAWEAKMWDIGVTDYEFNMVVILNCSQGVLPPDGTAKEEEFRHGCKLYVAMTRARDELYLSYSGEPSQWLDIDSKSLTFMEWTGVVALRQNLVTVPPASLSQLQGDSTAGVLQLKGREFLYVPDARGLSLDAIRKIDDLVDGIGLIRKRQRVRWRNMMTLHEDLETKPSTRLLFGPVIGVEVQERLQAITRATSAGKPR; the protein is encoded by the coding sequence CGGCGGATACCGACTGGTCACCGTGCAGACCGACAAGGTCGTGGCGTTCTGTTTTGCGGGCACGCATGACGATACCGACCGATGGCTCGATTCCCATGGAGGCCTGACGCTCGGGAAGGGACAAGACGGGGCATGGGAACCCGTCTACAAGAGTCCGTCCATCGATGACCCCATTCGCAGGGCCCCTGTTGCGGCGTCCACCCCGCTGTTGGAGCGGATGGAGAATCACCGTGTGGACCGACTTCTCGAGGGCGTGCCAGCGACCGTAGTGCGAAAGCTCGCGACGTTCGAATTGGTCGCCACGCCAGAACAACTCGAGTCTGCATGCCGCGGAATCGAATCGATCGATCGCAGGGTGCTCGTCTACGACGTTCTATGCCTGCTCGCCAGCGGCAATCGCCAGGCGGCAGAGAGCCGCCTGGACCTTGAACTCGGCGTGGTGACGGAAATCGACGATCTTTCGGGCACCGAGCTGCTGGCGGTGTTGGACGGAGATCAGATGCGAACGCTCCGCGTCGGCTCTCCCGACCACGAGAAGTGGCTCCAATCCTTTGCCAGGAACGCGGGCGAGATGGACTGGCTGCTGTTCTTGCATCCCGAGCAGGCCGCCGTGGTGAACGCCGACTTCAATGGCCCGGCGCAGCTGTCCGGTGTCTCCGGCTCTGGGAAGACGTGCGTAGCCATCCATCGCGCGGTCCGGTTGGCGACAGCCAGAGGTGACGCCCAAGTTCTCGTCGTGACGCTGAACCGAAGCCTTGCCGGCCTCATCCAGAGGCTGGTGGATGCCGCCGCCCCGGATGAATCGGTGCGATGCCGAATCAAGGTGTCGTCGTTCTTTCAACTCTGCCAGGAACTGCTTGCAGAGTTCGAGCCGCACAACACAAGGCACTATGCCGACGTGTCATGGAAGCTCAATGAGCACATCGACGAGGTGTTCCGCGAGTACTACCGCTGCTGGCTGAACAACGACTCCGCGAACGTCTTGTGGCCTGTCCACGACAGCCTGGTGGCGCAGGGCATCTGTGCCGAGACCTACGTTCGCGAGGAGTTCGACTGGATACGCAGCGCACTCGTGGACGGAGAACGGTCACGGTATCTGTCCCTCGAGCGTCTGGGACGACGGATCGGCCTGCTGGAGGACGCGCGCAAGCGACTCCTGGCGGGATTGTCCGCTTGGGAAGCGAAGATGTGGGACATTGGCGTGACGGATTACGAGTTCAACATGGTTGTCATTCTGAATTGCAGCCAAGGCGTGCTGCCACCAGACGGCACAGCCAAGGAGGAAGAGTTCCGGCACGGATGCAAGCTGTATGTGGCGATGACGAGAGCGCGAGACGAGCTCTATCTGTCGTATAGCGGCGAACCCTCGCAGTGGCTGGACATCGATTCGAAGTCGCTCACGTTCATGGAGTGGACCGGGGTGGTGGCGCTTCGCCAGAACCTGGTCACCGTTCCGCCTGCCTCGTTGTCGCAGCTTCAGGGAGACTCCACGGCCGGCGTCCTCCAGTTGAAGGGGCGCGAGTTCCTTTATGTGCCGGACGCCAGAGGGCTCTCGCTGGATGCCATTCGGAAGATCGATGACCTGGTGGACGGTATCGGGTTGATCAGGAAGCGACAGCGCGTCCGCTGGCGCAACATGATGACGCTGCATGAGGATCTCGAGACCAAGCCATCGACACGGCTACTGTTTGGCCCTGTGATCGGGGTCGAGGTTCAGGAACGACTGCAGGCCATCACACGAGCCACCAGCGCTGGCAAGCCACGATGA